Proteins co-encoded in one Salarias fasciatus chromosome 4, fSalaFa1.1, whole genome shotgun sequence genomic window:
- the dhrs7b gene encoding dehydrogenase/reductase SDR family member 7B has translation MERVLGGGLLPLALTSVGVLLLYRILLRLRQGASVQDAVVVITGASSGLGKECARVFHAAGARLILCGRDAGRLQQVVQELPASSADSQKKTYTPNTVIFDMADTDAVDRAAEEILRCYGQVDVLINNAGISYRGNILQTHISVQRDVMETNYFGTIALTQALLPFMVRRRSGHIVVISSIQGKIAIPYRSAYAASKHATQAYFDCLRAEIERYQIPVTVISPGYIRTNLSLNAVTGDGSKYGVLDKTTATGRDPAEVAQAVLKAVRHRSKDVVLAGASPTLAVYLRTLWPALFFRLMSSRARKQQKDKEE, from the exons ATGGAGCGCGTTCTGGGAGGAGGACTGCTCCCACTGGCTCTAACCAGCGTGGGCGTCTTGCTGCTGTACCGCATACTTCTCCGCCTCAGACAAGGCGCCTCTGTGCAAGATGCTGTTGTAGTCATCACAGGGGCCAGCTCAGGGCTCGGCAAAG AGTGTGCACGGGTCTTCCATGCTGCAGGTGCACGGCTCATCCTGTGTGGACGGGATGCGGGccgcctgcagcaggtggtccAGGAGCTTCCAGCCAGTTCAGCAGACTCACAGAAGAAG ACTTACACCCCCAACACCGTCATCTTCGACATGGCCGACACAGACGCCGTGGATCGAGCTGCGGAGGAGATCCTGAGATGTTATGGACAAGTGGACGTCCTCATTAACAATGCCGGCATCAGTTACCGTGGCAACATCCTGCAGACTCACATTTCGGTCCAGCGGGACGTTATGGAAACAAATTACTTTGGGACCATCGCTCTGACTCAAG ctctgctgcccTTCATGGTCCGCCGGCGCAGTGGCCACATCGTAGTCATCAGCAGCATTCAGGGAAAGATCGCCATTCCTTACAGATCAGCTT ATGCGGCCTCCAAGCACGCCACCCAGGCCTACTTCGACTGCTTGCGGGCTGAGATCGAGCGCTACCAGATTCCAGTGACGGTGATCAGCCCCGGGTACATTCGCACCAACCTGTCGCTCAACGCTGTGACGGGAGACGGATCCAAGTATGGAG TGTTGGATAAGACCACAGCGACGGGTCGGGACCCCGCAGAAGTGGCTCAGGCCGTCCTGAAAGCCGTCCGTCACAGAAGCAAAGACGTTGTTTTGGCTGGTGCTTCGCCCACTCTGGCTGTTTACCTCCGAACCCTGTGGCCTGCGCTCTTCTTCAGACTCATGTCTTCACGCGCTCGCAAGCAGCAGAAAGATAAAGAGGAGTGA